A part of Mycolicibacterium sp. TUM20985 genomic DNA contains:
- the gatA gene encoding Asp-tRNA(Asn)/Glu-tRNA(Gln) amidotransferase subunit GatA, with translation MSDLVRLDAATLGAKIANKEVSSTEVTQAHLDQIAETDDRYHAFLHVAADEALAQAGRIDAAVAAGEALPSPLAGVPLALKDVFTTVDMPTTCGSKILEGWRSPYDATVTARLRAAGIPILGKTNMDEFAMGSSTENSAYGPTRNPWNVERVPGGSGGGSAAALASFQAPLAMGSDTGGSIRQPAALTATVGVKPTYGTVSRYGLIACASSLDQGGPCARTVLDTALLHQVVAGHDPRDSTSVEAAVPDVVAAARAGAVGDLTGVRVGVVKQLRSGEGYQPGVLASFNAAVDQLAELGAEVTEVDCPNFDHSMAAYYLILPSEVSSNLARFDAMRYGLRVGDDGTHSAEEVMAMTRAAGFGPEVKRRIMIGTYALSAGYYDAYYNQAQKVRTLIAQDLERAYGDVDVLISPATPTTAFPLGEKVDDPLAMYLFDLCTLPLNLAGHCGMSVPSGLSADDGLPVGLQIMAPALADDRLYRVGAAYEAARGPLPTAI, from the coding sequence GTGAGCGACCTCGTCCGCCTGGACGCTGCAACGCTTGGCGCCAAGATCGCGAACAAGGAGGTCAGCTCGACGGAGGTGACCCAGGCTCACCTCGACCAGATCGCCGAGACCGACGACCGGTACCACGCGTTCCTGCACGTCGCGGCCGACGAGGCGCTGGCCCAGGCGGGCCGGATCGACGCGGCAGTCGCCGCCGGGGAGGCGCTGCCGTCGCCGCTGGCCGGGGTGCCGCTCGCGCTCAAGGACGTCTTCACCACCGTGGACATGCCCACCACCTGCGGCTCCAAGATCCTCGAGGGCTGGCGTTCCCCCTACGACGCGACGGTGACCGCGCGACTGCGGGCAGCGGGCATCCCGATCCTTGGCAAGACCAACATGGACGAGTTCGCGATGGGCAGCTCGACCGAGAACTCCGCCTACGGGCCCACCCGCAACCCGTGGAACGTCGAGCGCGTTCCCGGCGGCTCGGGTGGCGGCAGTGCCGCAGCCCTGGCCTCCTTCCAGGCACCGCTGGCGATGGGCTCCGACACCGGCGGGTCCATCCGCCAGCCCGCCGCGCTGACCGCCACCGTCGGCGTGAAGCCGACGTACGGGACGGTGTCGCGCTACGGCCTCATCGCCTGCGCCTCGTCGCTGGATCAAGGCGGACCGTGTGCGCGCACCGTGCTCGACACGGCGCTGCTGCACCAGGTCGTCGCCGGCCACGACCCACGCGATTCGACCTCGGTGGAGGCCGCGGTGCCCGACGTCGTGGCGGCGGCCCGAGCTGGCGCGGTGGGGGATCTCACAGGCGTTCGCGTCGGCGTCGTGAAGCAGCTGCGCAGCGGCGAGGGTTACCAGCCGGGGGTGCTGGCGTCGTTCAACGCCGCTGTCGACCAGCTCGCCGAACTCGGGGCGGAGGTCACCGAGGTGGACTGCCCGAACTTCGACCACTCCATGGCGGCCTACTACCTGATCCTGCCGTCGGAGGTGTCGAGCAACCTGGCCCGCTTCGACGCGATGCGCTACGGGCTGAGGGTCGGCGATGACGGCACGCACAGTGCCGAAGAAGTAATGGCGATGACCCGGGCCGCTGGCTTCGGACCAGAAGTGAAGCGTCGCATCATGATTGGTACCTACGCGCTGTCGGCGGGTTACTACGACGCGTACTACAACCAGGCGCAGAAGGTCCGGACGCTGATCGCCCAGGACCTCGAGCGGGCTTATGGCGACGTCGACGTGCTCATCTCACCCGCCACCCCCACGACAGCCTTCCCGCTCGGGGAGAAGGTCGACGACCCCCTCGCGATGTACCTGTTCGATTTGTGCACGCTGCCCTTGAACCTCGCCGGGCACTGCGGGATGTCGGTGCCCTCGGGGCTCTCTGCAGACGACGGCCTGCCCGTCGGCCTGCAGATCATGGCACCCGCGCTGGCCGATGACCGGCTGTACCGCGTCGGTGCCGCCTACGAAGCAGCGCGCGGTCCGCTGCCAACGGCGATCTGA
- a CDS encoding PH domain-containing protein, protein MAYFAVGFFTLGLTALVFAGPVWFAALLIIPVVLTLAVARYRTTASRDTVTARTLVGSRTVAWEDVDGLRFDRKVWASAHLKDGSDLRLPAVTFATIPQLTAATDGRVPNPYA, encoded by the coding sequence ATGGCCTACTTCGCGGTCGGCTTCTTCACCCTCGGATTGACCGCCCTGGTGTTCGCCGGCCCGGTGTGGTTCGCAGCGTTGCTGATCATCCCGGTCGTGCTGACGCTGGCGGTGGCCCGCTACCGCACGACCGCCAGCCGGGACACCGTCACGGCGCGCACTCTGGTCGGCAGTCGAACGGTTGCCTGGGAAGACGTCGACGGGCTGCGCTTCGACAGGAAGGTCTGGGCGTCGGCCCACTTGAAGGACGGTTCGGACCTCCGGCTGCCCGCGGTCACCTTCGCCACGATCCCGCAGTTGACGGCCGCCACCGACGGCCGCGTCCCCAACCCGTACGCCTAG
- a CDS encoding PQQ-dependent sugar dehydrogenase: MSMHRPTRSVLVLLCAALLAGAGCARFDDNQSQPFTTQPEMAPPPSEEPPPPPPLPAQPFPKACDAKGVMQGCLESTSGLIMGPDSKSALVAERTTGAVKEIATNAEPNVKLVIPVDPSGDGGLMDIVLSPSYGQDRLMYAYISTPSDNRVVRIADGDVPKPILTGIPKGATGNMGALMFTSPTTLEVLTGDAGDPGQASDPGSLAGKLIRIEQPTTVNQAPPTTALSGIGAAGGLCMDPADGSQFVTDRTPTGDRLQRITKDSVVSTVWTWPDKPGIAGCVVTDGTVLVNLVNTKQTVAVRLAPDTGAVTGDPEVIRQDVHGHAWALQLSPDGNVWGGTVNRTSGDPDKVDDVVFPLFPQGGGFPRTNAENT; encoded by the coding sequence ATGAGTATGCACCGGCCAACGCGGAGTGTGCTGGTGCTGCTGTGTGCGGCGTTGCTGGCCGGGGCGGGTTGCGCCCGTTTCGACGACAACCAGTCCCAGCCGTTCACCACCCAACCGGAGATGGCCCCGCCCCCGAGCGAGGAGCCACCGCCGCCGCCTCCCCTACCCGCCCAGCCGTTCCCGAAGGCCTGCGACGCGAAGGGCGTCATGCAGGGCTGTCTGGAGAGCACCAGCGGGCTGATCATGGGTCCCGACAGCAAGTCGGCCCTGGTGGCCGAGCGCACCACGGGCGCGGTCAAGGAGATCGCGACCAACGCCGAACCCAACGTCAAGCTGGTGATTCCCGTCGATCCCTCCGGAGACGGCGGCCTGATGGACATCGTGTTGTCGCCGTCCTACGGGCAGGACCGGTTGATGTACGCCTACATCAGCACGCCCAGCGACAACCGCGTCGTCCGGATCGCCGACGGCGACGTGCCCAAGCCGATCCTGACGGGCATCCCGAAGGGGGCGACCGGCAACATGGGCGCGCTCATGTTCACCAGTCCCACCACGCTGGAAGTGCTCACCGGCGACGCGGGCGATCCTGGCCAGGCATCCGACCCGGGTTCGCTGGCAGGCAAGCTGATTCGCATCGAGCAGCCGACGACGGTGAATCAGGCCCCGCCAACGACCGCGCTGAGCGGCATCGGTGCCGCCGGCGGACTGTGCATGGACCCGGCCGACGGTTCCCAGTTCGTCACCGACCGGACACCGACCGGTGACCGACTGCAGCGCATCACCAAGGACTCGGTGGTGTCGACCGTGTGGACGTGGCCGGACAAGCCGGGTATCGCCGGCTGCGTGGTCACCGACGGCACCGTCCTGGTGAACCTGGTGAACACCAAGCAGACCGTCGCCGTCCGCTTGGCTCCCGATACCGGTGCGGTCACGGGTGACCCGGAGGTCATCAGGCAGGACGTGCACGGACACGCCTGGGCCCTGCAGCTCTCACCGGACGGCAACGTGTGGGGCGGCACCGTCAACAGGACCTCCGGTGACCCCGACAAGGTCGACGACGTCGTCTTCCCGCTCTTCCCGCAGGGTGGCGGATTCCCGCGCACCAACGCCGAGAACACCTAG
- the gatB gene encoding Asp-tRNA(Asn)/Glu-tRNA(Gln) amidotransferase subunit GatB, which produces MTVASAELLDYDEVMARYDPVMGMEVHVELSTATKMFCGCANQFGAEPNTQVCPVCLGLPGALPVVNSSAVESAIRIGLALNCDIAPWGRFARKNYFYPDQPKNYQISQYDEPIAINGYLDAPLDDGTTWRVEIERAHMEEDTGKLTHLGSVTGRIAGATTSLLDFNRAGVPLVEIVTKPIEGAGARAPEIARAYVTALRDLLRGLDVSDVRMDQGSMRCDANLSLRPIGRAEFGTRTETKNVNSLKSVEVAVRYEMRRQAAILEAGGEIVQETRHFHEDGYTSAGRRKETAEDYRYFPEPDLEPVAPSAELVEQLRGTIPELPWLQRNRIQQDWGISDEVMRDLVNNGVIDLVTATVAAGASSEAARAWWGNFLVQKANEAGVSAADLAITPPQVAAVVKLVDEGKLSNKLARQVIEGVLAGEGEPDQVMADRGLAVVRDDSVIQAAVDEALAANPGIADKIRGGKVQAAGAVVGAVMKATKGQADAARVRELVLAACGVEG; this is translated from the coding sequence ATGACTGTCGCCTCCGCTGAACTGCTCGATTACGACGAGGTCATGGCCCGCTACGACCCCGTGATGGGCATGGAGGTCCACGTCGAACTGTCGACCGCGACCAAGATGTTCTGCGGCTGCGCCAACCAGTTCGGCGCCGAACCCAACACCCAGGTATGCCCGGTGTGCTTGGGGCTGCCCGGCGCGCTGCCCGTGGTCAACTCCTCGGCCGTCGAGTCCGCGATCCGCATCGGGCTCGCGCTGAACTGCGACATCGCGCCGTGGGGGCGGTTCGCCCGCAAGAACTACTTCTACCCCGATCAGCCGAAGAACTACCAGATCAGCCAGTACGACGAACCCATCGCGATCAACGGATACCTCGACGCCCCGCTCGACGACGGCACCACGTGGCGAGTGGAGATCGAGCGCGCGCACATGGAGGAGGACACCGGCAAGCTGACGCACCTCGGCAGCGTCACCGGTCGCATCGCGGGCGCCACCACGTCGCTCCTCGACTTCAACCGGGCCGGCGTGCCACTGGTCGAGATCGTCACCAAGCCCATCGAGGGTGCGGGCGCTCGAGCCCCGGAGATCGCCCGTGCCTACGTCACCGCGCTGCGGGATCTGCTGCGGGGGCTGGACGTCTCCGACGTGCGGATGGACCAGGGTTCGATGCGCTGCGACGCCAACCTGTCCCTCAGGCCGATCGGCCGAGCCGAGTTCGGCACCCGCACCGAGACGAAGAACGTGAACTCCCTCAAGAGTGTCGAGGTCGCCGTTCGCTACGAAATGCGCCGGCAGGCAGCCATCTTGGAGGCCGGCGGCGAGATCGTTCAGGAGACGAGGCACTTCCACGAGGACGGCTACACCAGCGCGGGCCGTCGCAAGGAGACCGCGGAGGACTACAGGTACTTTCCGGAGCCCGACCTGGAGCCGGTCGCGCCGAGCGCCGAGCTCGTCGAGCAGTTGCGCGGCACCATTCCCGAGCTACCGTGGTTGCAGCGCAACAGGATTCAGCAGGACTGGGGAATCTCCGACGAGGTCATGCGCGACCTGGTGAACAATGGCGTCATCGATCTGGTCACCGCGACGGTCGCCGCCGGCGCCTCGAGCGAGGCCGCCCGGGCCTGGTGGGGAAACTTCTTGGTGCAGAAGGCCAATGAAGCCGGAGTGAGCGCAGCCGACCTCGCCATCACGCCGCCTCAGGTCGCCGCGGTGGTGAAGTTGGTCGACGAGGGCAAGCTGTCGAACAAGCTGGCGCGCCAGGTGATCGAGGGCGTGCTGGCGGGCGAGGGGGAACCCGATCAGGTGATGGCCGACCGCGGGCTGGCGGTCGTCCGCGACGATTCGGTGATCCAGGCGGCGGTCGACGAGGCACTGGCCGCCAACCCCGGCATCGCCGACAAGATTCGCGGTGGCAAGGTGCAGGCGGCAGGGGCCGTGGTCGGTGCCGTCATGAAGGCCACCAAGGGTCAGGCCGACGCCGCGCGGGTCAGGGAACTGGTCCTGGCCGCCTGTGGCGTCGAAGGATGA
- a CDS encoding ACT domain-containing protein, with the protein MLPVPSYLLRVELEDRPGSLGSLAVALGSVGADILSLDVVERSAGYAVDDLCVDLPPGAMPDMLITAAEKLNGVYVDSIRPHTGLLEAHRELELIDHIAAAGHKQDKLQVLADEAPKVLRVGWCLVVRLGATGLEVVASSSGAPETAAESAPWLPLEHAVALDASAEWAPQGWRDFDTTLAAAPLGDQSTAVMLGRPGGPAFRPSEVARLGYLAGIVATILR; encoded by the coding sequence GTGTTGCCCGTGCCGTCATATCTGCTCCGGGTCGAGCTCGAGGACCGCCCCGGCAGCCTGGGCTCGTTAGCCGTGGCACTGGGTTCGGTGGGCGCGGACATCCTGTCCCTCGACGTCGTCGAGCGTTCTGCCGGCTACGCGGTCGACGACCTGTGCGTCGACCTGCCCCCCGGCGCGATGCCCGACATGCTGATCACGGCCGCCGAGAAGCTCAACGGGGTCTACGTCGACAGCATCCGCCCGCACACCGGCCTGCTGGAGGCGCACCGGGAACTCGAGCTGATCGACCACATCGCGGCTGCCGGGCACAAGCAGGACAAGCTCCAAGTTCTGGCCGACGAGGCGCCGAAGGTCCTGCGTGTCGGCTGGTGCCTGGTGGTGCGGCTCGGAGCCACCGGGCTCGAGGTGGTCGCCAGCAGCAGTGGGGCACCCGAGACCGCTGCCGAGTCCGCGCCGTGGCTGCCGCTCGAACACGCTGTCGCGCTCGACGCTTCCGCGGAATGGGCACCGCAGGGATGGCGGGACTTCGACACCACGCTGGCCGCCGCGCCACTCGGTGATCAGAGCACGGCGGTCATGCTCGGCCGACCGGGCGGACCCGCGTTCCGGCCGTCGGAAGTCGCCCGGCTGGGTTACCTCGCGGGCATCGTGGCGACCATCCTGCGCTGA
- a CDS encoding acetolactate synthase large subunit, whose translation MSAPTTRPPEPDTRANGTPAISTPPAAQPKRVAPEQMTGAKAVIRSLEELDVDTIFGIPGGAVLPVYDPLFDSQKLRHVLVRHEQGAGHAASGYAHATGKVGVMMATSGPGATNLVTPLADAQMDSIPVVAITGQVGRALIGTDAFQEADISGITMPITKHNFLVRNGDEIAQVMAEAFHIAKSGRPGAVLVDIPKDVLQAQCTFSWPPKIDLPGYKPNTRPHSRQIREAAKLIGTARKPVLYVGGGVIRGEATDELFELAELTGIPVVTTLMARGAFPDSHSLNLGMPGMHGTVAAVGALQKSDLLIALGTRFDDRVTGKLDSFAPDAKVIHADIDPAEIGKNRNADVPIVGDVKNVITDLLGALRRDGLSADTLDLDDWWEYLRGVQATFPLSYGPQSDGSLSPEYVIETLGRIAGPDAVYVAGVGQHQMWAAQFISYEKPKTWLNSGGLGTMGYAVPAAMGAKFGRPEAEVWAIDGDGCFQMTNQELATCAVEGAPIKVAVINNGNLGMVRQWQTLFYESRYSQTGLSTHSRRIPDFLKLAEALGCVGLRCERAEDVEDVINQARAINDRPVVIDFIVGADAQVWPMVAAGVSNDEIQAAQGIRPLFDDQGNEGHA comes from the coding sequence GTGAGCGCACCGACCACGCGACCACCCGAGCCGGACACGCGCGCCAATGGCACGCCCGCCATCTCGACACCACCCGCGGCGCAGCCGAAACGTGTTGCCCCGGAACAGATGACGGGCGCAAAGGCAGTCATCCGGTCGCTCGAGGAGCTCGACGTCGACACCATCTTCGGCATTCCCGGTGGGGCCGTTCTCCCGGTCTACGACCCGCTGTTCGACTCGCAGAAGCTGCGTCACGTGCTGGTGCGTCACGAACAGGGCGCAGGTCACGCCGCGAGCGGATATGCCCACGCCACCGGCAAGGTCGGCGTGATGATGGCGACCTCCGGTCCCGGTGCCACCAACCTGGTCACTCCCTTGGCCGATGCCCAGATGGACTCGATCCCCGTCGTCGCCATCACCGGACAGGTCGGCCGCGCCCTCATCGGCACCGACGCCTTCCAGGAGGCCGACATCTCCGGCATCACCATGCCGATCACGAAGCACAACTTCCTGGTCCGCAATGGTGACGAGATCGCCCAGGTGATGGCCGAGGCGTTCCACATCGCCAAGTCGGGCCGTCCCGGAGCCGTTCTGGTGGACATCCCGAAGGACGTGCTGCAGGCGCAGTGCACCTTCAGTTGGCCGCCGAAGATCGACCTGCCCGGGTACAAGCCGAACACCCGGCCGCACAGCAGGCAGATTCGCGAGGCCGCCAAGCTCATCGGCACCGCGCGCAAGCCGGTGCTGTACGTCGGCGGCGGCGTCATCCGCGGCGAGGCGACCGATGAGTTGTTTGAGCTGGCCGAACTGACCGGGATTCCGGTCGTCACCACCCTGATGGCCCGCGGGGCGTTCCCCGACAGCCATTCGCTGAACCTCGGCATGCCGGGGATGCACGGCACCGTCGCGGCGGTGGGCGCCCTCCAGAAGAGCGACCTGCTGATCGCGCTCGGGACGCGGTTCGACGACCGGGTCACCGGCAAGCTGGACTCATTCGCGCCGGACGCCAAGGTGATTCACGCCGACATCGATCCGGCCGAGATCGGCAAGAACCGCAACGCCGACGTGCCGATCGTGGGTGACGTCAAGAACGTCATCACCGATCTGCTGGGGGCGCTGCGCCGCGACGGCCTGTCCGCTGACACGCTGGACCTCGACGACTGGTGGGAGTACCTGCGTGGCGTGCAGGCGACCTTCCCACTGAGCTACGGGCCCCAGAGCGACGGCAGCCTGAGCCCCGAGTACGTCATCGAGACGTTGGGCCGCATCGCCGGGCCGGACGCGGTGTACGTGGCGGGCGTTGGGCAGCACCAGATGTGGGCCGCGCAGTTCATCTCCTACGAGAAGCCCAAGACGTGGCTCAACTCCGGTGGCCTCGGCACCATGGGCTACGCGGTGCCCGCCGCCATGGGCGCCAAGTTCGGTAGGCCCGAGGCCGAGGTGTGGGCCATCGACGGTGACGGCTGCTTCCAGATGACCAATCAGGAACTGGCCACCTGCGCCGTCGAGGGCGCGCCCATCAAGGTCGCCGTCATCAACAACGGCAACCTCGGCATGGTGCGGCAGTGGCAGACGCTCTTCTACGAGAGCCGCTACTCGCAAACGGGTCTGTCCACGCACTCCCGTCGCATCCCCGACTTCCTCAAGTTGGCCGAGGCGCTCGGTTGCGTCGGATTGCGTTGTGAGCGTGCCGAAGACGTCGAGGACGTCATCAACCAGGCCAGGGCGATCAACGACCGGCCGGTGGTGATCGACTTCATCGTCGGCGCCGACGCCCAGGTGTGGCCGATGGTGGCCGCAGGCGTCAGCAACGACGAGATCCAGGCCGCGCAGGGTATTCGGCCGCTCTTCGACGATCAGGGCAACGAGGGGCACGCCTAA
- a CDS encoding DoxX family protein, translating into MTSTSHDPRAWQRPEDLAARPASARLVDPEDDVPSSPYAGDFETTAIPRYDSGTPSQENSGYGLLHEPEPLPYVQPAGRYQTQSAEPTEIEPDGVGMDDAAGRRGTQDLGLMLLRVGLGALLIAHGLQKAFGLWGGQGLNGFEQSLVDMGYRYANILTYVAVGGQIGAGVLLVLGLFTPVAGAAAVAYLINALLAAVAAQPAGGYRAFFLPDGHEYLVMLLVLGVALVLTGPGRYGFDAGRGWARRPFVGSAVALVLGVGVGIGVWVLLNGVNPIA; encoded by the coding sequence GTGACCAGTACATCTCACGATCCGCGCGCATGGCAGAGACCGGAAGACCTCGCCGCACGCCCTGCGTCGGCGCGCCTGGTCGACCCGGAGGACGACGTCCCGTCGAGTCCCTACGCCGGCGACTTCGAGACCACCGCCATCCCGCGTTACGACTCCGGCACGCCCAGCCAGGAGAACTCCGGGTACGGGCTGCTGCACGAACCGGAGCCGCTGCCGTACGTGCAGCCGGCGGGCAGATACCAGACGCAGTCCGCCGAGCCCACCGAGATCGAACCGGACGGCGTGGGGATGGACGACGCCGCGGGTCGCCGCGGCACCCAGGATCTCGGTCTGATGCTGCTTCGGGTCGGCCTCGGTGCCCTGCTGATCGCCCACGGTCTGCAGAAGGCGTTCGGCCTGTGGGGCGGGCAGGGCCTCAACGGGTTCGAGCAGTCGCTGGTGGACATGGGCTACCGGTACGCGAACATCCTGACCTACGTCGCCGTCGGCGGGCAGATCGGCGCGGGCGTTCTTCTGGTGCTGGGACTGTTCACCCCGGTCGCCGGGGCCGCGGCGGTGGCGTACCTGATCAACGCGCTCTTGGCGGCCGTCGCGGCACAGCCCGCCGGTGGGTACCGCGCGTTCTTCCTGCCGGACGGACACGAATACCTCGTCATGCTCTTGGTGTTGGGCGTCGCCCTGGTGCTCACCGGGCCGGGTCGCTACGGCTTCGACGCAGGCCGCGGCTGGGCGAGGCGTCCGTTCGTGGGATCCGCCGTCGCGCTAGTGCTCGGCGTCGGCGTCGGTATCGGCGTGTGGGTGCTGCTGAACGGCGTCAACCCGATCGCCTGA
- a CDS encoding glycosyltransferase family A protein: protein MLAFVTTLRHPENSSDYADVEQLLEDSLQSISQQTCDDYITVIVGNQRPRFTLPPRTHFIEVDFDPPSPIRAPGTGPSAAIWDKGTKTGVALAWLRTSPPDYVMFFDADDFVHRDVAAYVHDHPGGPGWVVKRGYVYSRRRNAYARRRRLDRICGTSFIIPFAAFDVPPTLAVDATQAAVADAFGTEVMEQVLAGHRYALQWWRRRGRVLEVFPFEGAIYHVDTGENHSGNRLSGPALPHSQNLAVDFAVRPSKPRLATWWSAAGAPAWRPDLRPRRPFFVKPRAPQSSRRR, encoded by the coding sequence ATGCTCGCGTTCGTCACGACCTTGCGGCACCCGGAGAACTCGAGTGACTACGCCGACGTCGAGCAGCTGCTCGAGGACAGCTTGCAGTCGATCTCCCAACAGACATGCGACGACTACATCACCGTGATCGTCGGCAATCAGCGGCCACGGTTCACGCTGCCACCGCGAACGCACTTCATCGAGGTCGACTTCGATCCGCCGTCACCAATTCGTGCTCCGGGTACCGGCCCGAGCGCGGCCATCTGGGACAAGGGCACGAAAACTGGTGTCGCACTTGCCTGGTTGCGGACATCGCCCCCCGACTACGTGATGTTCTTCGACGCCGACGACTTCGTCCACCGCGACGTGGCGGCGTACGTCCACGACCATCCGGGCGGCCCGGGTTGGGTCGTCAAACGCGGTTACGTCTATTCACGACGACGCAACGCCTACGCCCGGCGGCGTCGGCTGGACCGAATCTGCGGCACGTCGTTCATCATTCCGTTCGCCGCCTTCGACGTTCCGCCGACCTTGGCGGTCGACGCCACCCAGGCGGCGGTCGCCGATGCCTTCGGCACCGAGGTGATGGAACAAGTTCTCGCCGGGCATCGCTACGCGCTGCAGTGGTGGAGACGGCGCGGCCGCGTCCTAGAGGTCTTCCCGTTCGAAGGTGCGATCTATCACGTGGATACCGGCGAGAACCATTCCGGCAACCGGCTCTCGGGTCCAGCGCTGCCACATAGCCAGAACCTCGCCGTCGACTTCGCGGTACGGCCGTCCAAGCCACGGCTCGCCACGTGGTGGTCGGCAGCCGGGGCCCCGGCATGGCGACCGGATCTGCGGCCGCGACGCCCGTTCTTCGTCAAGCCTCGCGCGCCCCAGTCGTCACGGCGTCGCTGA
- the gatC gene encoding Asp-tRNA(Asn)/Glu-tRNA(Gln) amidotransferase subunit GatC has translation MSQISRDDVAHLARLARLTLTDGELDSFAGQLDAILEHVSRIQAVDVTGVEATDNPLKDVNVTRPDAVAPSLTQEQALAAAPNAVEGRFAVPRILGEEQ, from the coding sequence GTGTCGCAGATCTCGCGGGACGACGTCGCCCATCTGGCACGTCTGGCCCGACTCACCCTTACCGACGGCGAACTGGACAGCTTCGCCGGCCAGCTCGATGCCATCCTGGAGCACGTCAGCCGGATTCAGGCGGTCGACGTCACCGGGGTCGAGGCCACGGACAACCCCTTGAAGGACGTGAACGTGACCCGGCCCGACGCCGTCGCGCCCAGCCTGACGCAGGAGCAGGCCCTGGCCGCCGCCCCCAATGCCGTCGAGGGACGCTTCGCCGTGCCGCGCATCCTGGGGGAGGAGCAGTGA
- a CDS encoding ATP-dependent 6-phosphofructokinase yields the protein MRIGVLTGGGDCPGLNAVIRAVVRTCDVRYKSSVVGFLDGWRGLLEDRRIQLANDDRNDRLLGKGGTILGTARVNPDKLRAGLDQIKQTMEDNGIDVLIPIGGEGTLTAAHWLSEENVPVVGVPKTIDNDIDCTDVTFGHDTALQVASDAIDRLHSTAESHQRVMLVEVMGRHAGWIALNAGLASGAHMTLIPEQPFDVEEVCRLIKQRFVRGDSHFICVVAEGAMPAEGSMMLRDGGIDEFGHVKFTGVAHQLGVEIEKRIKKEVRTTVLGHVQRGGTPTAYDRVLATRFGVNAADAAHSGEYGMMVSLRGQEIGRVPLAEAVKQLKLVPQGRYDDAAEFFG from the coding sequence ATGCGCATTGGAGTGCTCACCGGAGGCGGCGACTGTCCTGGCCTGAACGCGGTCATCCGGGCCGTGGTGCGGACGTGCGACGTTCGGTACAAGTCCTCGGTCGTCGGGTTCCTCGACGGTTGGCGCGGTCTCCTCGAAGACCGCCGCATCCAGCTGGCCAATGACGACCGCAACGACAGGTTGCTCGGCAAGGGCGGCACCATCCTCGGCACCGCGCGGGTGAACCCCGACAAGCTGCGCGCGGGCCTCGACCAGATCAAGCAGACGATGGAGGACAACGGCATCGACGTGCTGATCCCCATCGGCGGCGAGGGCACACTGACCGCGGCGCACTGGCTGTCGGAGGAGAACGTCCCCGTCGTGGGCGTCCCGAAGACCATCGACAACGACATCGACTGCACCGACGTGACGTTCGGCCACGACACGGCGCTCCAGGTCGCCAGCGACGCCATCGACCGCCTGCACAGCACGGCGGAATCCCATCAGCGGGTGATGCTCGTCGAGGTCATGGGCCGTCACGCCGGGTGGATTGCGCTGAACGCCGGGCTGGCGTCGGGTGCTCACATGACGCTGATTCCCGAGCAGCCGTTCGACGTCGAAGAGGTCTGCCGGCTGATCAAACAGCGCTTCGTGCGCGGCGATTCGCACTTCATCTGCGTGGTCGCCGAGGGCGCCATGCCCGCCGAGGGCTCGATGATGTTGCGGGACGGCGGAATCGACGAGTTCGGGCATGTGAAGTTCACCGGCGTGGCCCATCAGCTCGGAGTCGAGATCGAGAAGCGGATCAAGAAGGAAGTGCGCACCACGGTGCTCGGCCACGTGCAGCGCGGCGGCACCCCGACCGCCTATGACCGCGTGCTGGCCACCCGGTTCGGCGTCAATGCGGCCGACGCCGCCCACTCCGGGGAGTACGGGATGATGGTGTCCCTGCGCGGTCAGGAGATCGGCCGGGTGCCGTTGGCCGAGGCCGTCAAGCAGTTGAAGCTGGTGCCGCAGGGCCGGTACGACGACGCCGCCGAGTTCTTCGGCTGA